A stretch of Desulfurivibrio alkaliphilus AHT 2 DNA encodes these proteins:
- the fliP gene encoding flagellar type III secretion system pore protein FliP (The bacterial flagellar biogenesis protein FliP forms a type III secretion system (T3SS)-type pore required for flagellar assembly.) → MFKVLLALAILLLPASALAQQGIPLPSIQIGIEEATSPREVSVLIELLLVFTVLAMAPAILLMMTCFTRLIVVFSFLRNAIGTQQMPPNQVLVGLAMFLTLFIMAPVFSQINQTAIGPYMEEEIGAEEALQLAAEPIREFMFKQTREKDLELFLGLARAPRPQTKDDVPTHILIPAFMISELKTAFTIGFVLFLPFLVIDMVVASVLLSMGMMMLPPIMVALPFKILLFVLVDGWYLIVGSLVRSFG, encoded by the coding sequence ATGTTTAAAGTTCTTTTAGCCCTTGCCATCCTGCTGCTGCCCGCCTCGGCTCTGGCCCAGCAGGGCATCCCCTTGCCCAGCATCCAGATCGGCATCGAGGAGGCCACCAGCCCCCGGGAAGTATCGGTGCTCATCGAATTGCTGCTGGTCTTCACGGTCCTGGCCATGGCCCCGGCCATCCTGCTGATGATGACCTGCTTCACCCGCCTGATCGTGGTCTTTTCCTTTCTGCGCAACGCCATCGGCACCCAGCAGATGCCGCCCAACCAGGTGCTGGTGGGGCTGGCCATGTTTCTCACCCTGTTCATCATGGCGCCGGTCTTCTCCCAGATCAACCAGACCGCCATCGGCCCTTACATGGAAGAAGAAATCGGCGCCGAAGAAGCCCTGCAACTGGCCGCGGAACCGATCCGGGAATTCATGTTCAAACAGACCCGAGAAAAGGACCTGGAGCTTTTTCTCGGGCTGGCCCGGGCCCCCCGGCCCCAGACCAAGGATGATGTCCCCACCCACATCCTGATTCCGGCCTTTATGATCAGCGAGCTGAAAACCGCCTTTACCATCGGTTTCGTGCTCTTTCTGCCCTTTCTGGTGATCGACATGGTGGTGGCCAGCGTACTGCTTTCCATGGGCATGATGATGCTGCCGCCGATTATGGTGGCGCTGCCCTTTAAAATCCTGCTCTTTGTCCTGGTGGACGGCTGGTATTTGATTGTGGGTTCGTTAGTCAGAAGCTTCGGCTAG
- the flhB gene encoding flagellar biosynthesis protein FlhB, with amino-acid sequence MAEEQSGQEKTEKPTERRLLEARKKGDVAKSMEVPSAAVLLAGVIVLYFTGERMFNQVTGMMQFYLGNLDTLNLSPGNMPAISRQALISIFDVLWPLMLTVFIVALLANYMQIGVLFTTEKMKPKLEKIDPLKGFGRLFSKQALANFFKSMAKMGVVGYVAYSEVKRALNEILPLMDKAPYPIVMFMTETAFWIFLKCALAIAIIAAIDYAFQRWQFMEKMKMTKQDMKDEGKQTEGDPHVKGRIRAIQTEMARKRMMAEVPKADVVVTNPTRLAIAIKYDALTMPAPKVLAKGAGVVAGKIREIAQEHEVPIVEDKPLAQALYQTVEIDQTIPENLFQAVAEVLAYVYNLRK; translated from the coding sequence ATGGCCGAAGAGCAATCCGGGCAAGAGAAAACTGAAAAACCCACCGAACGGCGACTGCTGGAGGCCCGCAAGAAGGGGGATGTGGCCAAGAGCATGGAGGTGCCTTCGGCGGCAGTGCTGCTGGCCGGGGTGATCGTGCTCTACTTCACCGGGGAGCGGATGTTCAACCAGGTCACCGGCATGATGCAGTTTTACCTGGGTAACCTGGACACCCTGAACCTAAGCCCCGGCAACATGCCGGCCATCTCCCGCCAAGCCCTGATCAGCATCTTCGACGTGCTCTGGCCGCTGATGCTCACCGTCTTCATCGTTGCCCTGCTGGCCAACTATATGCAGATCGGGGTGCTTTTCACCACCGAAAAGATGAAGCCCAAGCTGGAAAAAATCGACCCCTTAAAAGGGTTTGGTCGCCTTTTTTCCAAGCAGGCCCTGGCCAACTTCTTTAAATCCATGGCCAAAATGGGCGTGGTGGGTTATGTCGCTTACAGTGAGGTAAAAAGGGCGCTCAATGAAATCCTGCCGCTGATGGACAAGGCCCCCTACCCCATCGTCATGTTCATGACCGAAACGGCCTTCTGGATCTTTTTGAAGTGCGCTCTGGCCATCGCCATCATCGCCGCCATTGATTACGCTTTCCAGCGCTGGCAGTTCATGGAAAAGATGAAGATGACCAAGCAGGACATGAAGGACGAGGGCAAGCAGACCGAGGGCGACCCCCACGTCAAGGGGCGGATCCGGGCGATCCAGACCGAAATGGCCCGCAAGCGGATGATGGCCGAGGTGCCCAAGGCCGACGTGGTGGTCACCAACCCCACCCGGCTGGCCATTGCCATCAAGTACGACGCCCTCACCATGCCGGCCCCCAAGGTGCTGGCCAAAGGCGCCGGGGTGGTGGCCGGTAAAATCAGGGAGATCGCCCAGGAGCATGAGGTGCCCATCGTGGAAGACAAACCCCTGGCCCAGGCTTTGTACCAAACGGTGGAGATCGACCAGACCATCCCCGAGAACCTCTTCCAGGCGGTGGCGGAAGTACTGGCCTACGTCTATAACCTGAGAAAGTAA
- the flhF gene encoding flagellar biosynthesis protein FlhF translates to MKVKRFEAPDTKSALALVKDELGPDAVILSTKTLPREPGRAPVVEVVAAVDFAVENVVPRAHLSPAAPAVRRGAWRPPVVDRQGRPAALSADAEPAAGVNLSREARLLQQRFAGCNLDQQKRQSTNAMSVSPTPAPAPALNRMAQRSKARPTPEEVINWRNQILEQLAVRPLQLNGRTEPLVIALVGPTGVGKTTTAAKIAAWFSLHENARVALLSMDCYRIGATDQLRTYARIMRLPCEIVLRRQDLQAALHKHRQKDLIIIDTAGKSPFDEDHIPELGQWFADHGGITPYLVLSATAKKEDINHIIATYRPLGVPAAILTKLDETRAYAALCQQMARAELPIACLCTGQKVPEDFLPADKNFLKTLFGDGWDAAMRQQEAAMADDGWLS, encoded by the coding sequence ATGAAAGTCAAACGCTTCGAAGCTCCGGACACCAAAAGCGCCCTGGCTCTGGTCAAGGATGAATTGGGGCCGGATGCGGTCATTCTCTCGACCAAAACCCTGCCCCGGGAGCCGGGCCGAGCCCCGGTGGTAGAAGTGGTGGCGGCGGTGGACTTCGCGGTGGAGAACGTGGTGCCCCGCGCACACTTATCGCCGGCCGCCCCCGCCGTGCGCCGCGGGGCCTGGCGGCCACCGGTGGTCGACCGGCAGGGGCGGCCGGCCGCCTTAAGCGCCGATGCCGAACCGGCGGCCGGCGTCAACCTGAGCCGCGAGGCCCGGTTGCTGCAACAACGCTTTGCCGGTTGCAATCTTGACCAGCAAAAGCGTCAAAGCACCAACGCCATGTCAGTTTCTCCGACACCGGCACCGGCACCGGCACTGAACAGGATGGCTCAGCGCTCCAAAGCGCGCCCCACCCCGGAAGAGGTCATCAACTGGCGCAACCAGATCCTGGAGCAACTGGCGGTGCGCCCCCTGCAGCTTAACGGCCGCACCGAACCCCTGGTGATCGCCCTGGTGGGCCCCACCGGGGTGGGCAAGACCACCACCGCCGCCAAGATCGCCGCCTGGTTCAGCCTGCACGAAAATGCCCGGGTGGCCCTGCTCTCCATGGACTGCTACCGCATCGGCGCCACCGACCAACTGCGCACCTACGCCCGGATCATGCGGCTGCCCTGCGAGATCGTCCTGCGCCGGCAGGACTTGCAGGCCGCGCTGCACAAGCACCGGCAAAAAGATCTGATCATCATCGACACCGCCGGCAAAAGCCCGTTCGATGAAGATCACATTCCGGAACTGGGCCAGTGGTTTGCCGACCACGGCGGGATCACTCCTTACCTGGTGCTCAGCGCCACCGCCAAAAAGGAGGATATCAACCACATCATCGCCACCTACCGCCCCCTGGGGGTTCCGGCGGCGATCTTGACCAAGCTGGACGAAACCCGGGCTTACGCGGCACTGTGCCAGCAGATGGCCAGGGCCGAGCTGCCCATCGCCTGTCTCTGCACCGGCCAGAAGGTCCCGGAGGATTTCCTGCCCGCCGACAAGAATTTTTTAAAAACCCTGTTCGGCGACGGCTGGGACGCCGCCATGCGGCAACAGGAAGCAGCCATGGCCGACGACGGCTGGCTTAGTTAA
- a CDS encoding sigma-70 family RNA polymerase sigma factor, whose amino-acid sequence MMQKQPGPSKFKDYTSAYFDRREQLDPAKREELILNYTPLIKYIASRLASRLPPQVAVDDLISCGIVGLIDAINKFDPAKNVQFKTYAEFRIKGAMLDELRALDWVPRSIRRKVTELEQVCSELEVKLGRPATDEETATALGIGLEEYHRLLDETKSVSFLDIEYLRRQAPAEVEGNLAEVFASDDKDPFAALNLGETKALLAKAINELPEKEKLTVALYYHEELTMREIGEVLGYTESRISQMHSKAMLRLRGKLKKSLDA is encoded by the coding sequence ATGATGCAAAAACAACCAGGCCCGAGCAAGTTCAAGGATTACACCAGCGCCTACTTCGATCGCCGGGAGCAGCTCGACCCGGCCAAGCGCGAGGAGCTGATCCTGAACTACACCCCGCTGATCAAGTACATCGCCTCTCGCCTGGCCTCGCGGCTGCCGCCCCAGGTGGCGGTGGACGACCTGATCAGTTGCGGCATCGTCGGGCTGATCGACGCCATAAACAAGTTCGACCCGGCCAAGAACGTCCAGTTCAAAACCTACGCCGAGTTCCGAATCAAAGGAGCGATGCTTGATGAACTGCGGGCCCTGGACTGGGTGCCGCGCTCCATCCGGCGCAAGGTCACCGAGCTGGAACAGGTCTGCAGCGAGCTTGAGGTCAAACTGGGCCGACCGGCCACCGACGAGGAAACCGCCACGGCTTTGGGCATTGGCCTGGAAGAGTACCACCGCCTGCTGGATGAAACCAAATCGGTCAGTTTTCTCGACATCGAATACTTGCGCCGCCAGGCGCCGGCGGAGGTTGAAGGCAACCTGGCGGAAGTGTTCGCCAGTGACGACAAAGATCCCTTTGCCGCCCTCAACCTGGGCGAAACCAAGGCATTGCTGGCCAAGGCAATCAACGAACTGCCGGAAAAGGAGAAACTCACCGTGGCTCTCTACTACCACGAAGAGTTGACCATGCGGGAAATCGGCGAGGTACTGGGCTACACCGAAAGCCGGATCTCACAGATGCACAGCAAGGCCATGCTGCGGTTGCGCGGCAAGCTGAAAAAGAGTCTTGACGCATAG
- the fliO gene encoding flagellar biosynthetic protein FliO gives MAPKAEQEATVADQPQKLPAAATANDQPQPVADDPWAADYYQHQEGEVFSPTMSLLKAFGVLLLMIGLMLFVAALLKRLGFGQGGFRGQGELIRVIETRSVGPKKYLAVVEVGGEFLLLGIGDQQINLLTRLENDELIRQSQATGAGGPGSSGPGGFAGLLAGALKQRRERKD, from the coding sequence ATGGCCCCGAAAGCCGAGCAGGAAGCAACGGTGGCCGACCAACCCCAAAAGCTGCCGGCAGCAGCGACCGCAAACGACCAGCCCCAGCCGGTTGCCGACGACCCCTGGGCGGCCGACTACTACCAGCACCAGGAAGGGGAAGTGTTCTCCCCCACCATGTCGCTGCTCAAGGCCTTCGGGGTGCTGCTGCTGATGATCGGCCTGATGCTCTTTGTGGCCGCCCTGCTCAAGCGGCTGGGCTTCGGCCAGGGCGGGTTCCGGGGGCAGGGCGAACTGATACGGGTTATCGAGACCCGCTCCGTCGGCCCCAAAAAATATCTTGCGGTGGTGGAGGTTGGTGGCGAGTTTTTATTGCTGGGCATCGGTGACCAGCAGATCAACCTGCTGACCAGGCTGGAAAATGATGAGTTGATCCGCCAGAGCCAGGCCACCGGCGCCGGTGGCCCCGGCAGTTCCGGCCCCGGCGGCTTTGCCGGCCTGCTGGCCGGGGCTCTAAAACAGCGCCGGGAGCGAAAGGACTGA
- the fliM gene encoding flagellar motor switch protein FliM, producing MAEQILSQDEVDALLKGISGGEIEEPEEAAETDGLGYTPYDFTRQQRIVQTRMPAMDAISDAFMRSMRNSLASALRRILDVTAVPMELERFGAFVRTLPVPSSLQIFKMAPFRGHALIVLEPRLVFNLVESFLGGSGSRNVRIEGRDFTAIEQRLIRRVVNLLLTDMEKAWYSLQPLKVQYVRSEINPQFAKICQPEDVVIINRYEVDMDRAVGSITTCIPMSNLESVRNRLMTTFQREQSEEDIAIQRTITENIKNAEVEFKVELGRTTVPAREIINLQVGDTLTLDRRTDEQLPVFVASKRKYMATPGVHRKNNAVLIKKKVLDPNRD from the coding sequence ATGGCGGAACAAATTCTCAGCCAGGACGAGGTCGATGCCCTCCTCAAGGGGATCTCCGGCGGCGAAATCGAAGAACCCGAAGAGGCGGCGGAAACCGATGGGTTGGGCTATACCCCCTACGATTTCACCCGCCAGCAGCGCATCGTCCAGACCCGGATGCCGGCCATGGACGCCATCAGCGACGCTTTCATGCGGAGCATGCGCAACTCGCTGGCCTCGGCCCTGCGCCGGATTCTCGACGTTACCGCCGTACCCATGGAACTGGAGCGCTTCGGGGCCTTTGTCCGCACCCTGCCGGTGCCCAGCAGCCTGCAGATTTTCAAAATGGCCCCCTTCCGGGGACACGCCCTGATCGTTTTAGAGCCGCGCCTGGTCTTTAACCTGGTGGAAAGCTTTCTGGGGGGCAGCGGCTCCCGCAATGTGCGCATTGAAGGCCGGGACTTCACCGCCATTGAACAACGCCTGATCCGCCGGGTGGTCAACCTGCTGCTCACCGACATGGAAAAGGCCTGGTATTCATTGCAGCCGCTGAAGGTGCAGTACGTACGCAGCGAAATCAACCCGCAATTTGCCAAGATCTGCCAGCCCGAAGACGTGGTCATCATCAACCGCTACGAGGTCGATATGGACCGGGCCGTGGGCAGCATCACCACCTGTATCCCCATGAGCAACCTGGAATCGGTGCGAAACCGGCTGATGACCACCTTCCAGCGCGAGCAGAGCGAAGAGGATATCGCCATCCAGCGCACCATCACCGAAAACATCAAAAACGCCGAGGTGGAGTTCAAGGTGGAACTGGGCCGCACCACGGTCCCGGCCCGGGAGATCATCAACCTGCAGGTGGGCGACACCCTGACCCTGGACCGCCGCACCGACGAACAACTGCCGGTATTCGTGGCCAGCAAGCGCAAATACATGGCCACGCCCGGCGTGCACCGGAAGAACAACGCCGTGCTGATCAAGAAAAAAGTTCTGGACCCCAACCGCGACTGA
- a CDS encoding flagellar basal body-associated FliL family protein: MAEEKEAPDNEEEVPQKKSKTLFFIIVGVALLLLAGGGFFTYTTFLAPPHDEDAREPLGEMFALEPFVVNLADPTGKRYLKVQIALELESERAVENAKRAEPKLRDTVITMLTALSFEEVMTPEGKIRIRDELLGRFNVVMRPDRVRNIYFTEFVVQ; this comes from the coding sequence ATGGCCGAAGAAAAAGAAGCCCCCGACAATGAAGAAGAGGTGCCGCAAAAGAAGTCCAAGACCCTTTTTTTCATTATTGTCGGCGTTGCTCTGCTGCTGCTGGCCGGCGGCGGTTTTTTCACCTACACCACCTTCCTGGCGCCACCGCATGATGAAGACGCCCGGGAACCGCTGGGGGAAATGTTTGCCCTGGAACCTTTTGTAGTCAACCTGGCCGACCCCACCGGCAAGCGGTACTTGAAGGTGCAGATTGCCCTGGAGCTGGAAAGCGAGCGGGCGGTGGAAAACGCCAAACGGGCCGAGCCCAAGCTGCGGGACACGGTGATTACCATGCTCACCGCCCTCTCGTTTGAAGAAGTTATGACCCCGGAAGGAAAAATCCGCATCCGGGATGAATTGCTGGGACGCTTCAATGTGGTTATGCGCCCGGATCGGGTGCGTAATATTTACTTCACCGAATTCGTGGTACAGTAA
- the flhA gene encoding flagellar biosynthesis protein FlhA encodes MAEAEQKAGGIDFKALAAEAPSMAVALGVVAVLAVMILPLPTFVLDLLLSTNLTIGLVILLIAMYNQKPLDFSSFPAVLLVTTLFRLSLNIASTRLILLQGHEGPGAVGQVIQAFGTFVVGGNYAVGIIIFLIMVLINFIVITKGAGRIAEVAARFTLDAMPGKQMAIDADLNAGLINEEEAKARRKEISQQSEFYGAMDGASKFVRGEAVASLVIMAINIIGGLMIGVFMMQMSAGDAAVTYTLLTIGDGLVAQIPALVISTSTGIIVSRAASDQSMGKEFARQFGMQPQALGVASGIVMLLGLVPGLPTLPFISLGCIMGGLAWLAYQKSGEAALEEEEEAAEKRRQEEAGPEPGSPEAVEALLPLDTLELEVGYGLIPLVDENQQGDLLERIRAIRRQFATEVGMLIPPLHVRDNLQLKPDEYVLQLKGVEIARGEVMMGHLMAMDSGAAKRELDGIPTTEPAFQLPAVWITEEAREEAQVAGYTVVDPSTVIATHLTEVLRANAHELLGRQDTQKLLDNLAKTHPKVVEELVPGLLTLGGMQKVLQNLLRERVSIRDLLTICETLADNAGRSKDPDLLTEFVRQKLARSIVSGYVDQEGTLSVLTLAAKTEDIIRESLQQTDQGVYLNLEPNLAQHLLEQIQQASEQAANDGYQPIILCSPAIRRHLRRLLERFMPHVMVLSHNEVTTQTRIRSLGTIEINPKK; translated from the coding sequence ATGGCGGAAGCGGAACAAAAAGCAGGCGGCATCGATTTCAAAGCACTGGCGGCGGAAGCGCCCAGCATGGCGGTGGCCCTGGGGGTGGTGGCGGTACTGGCGGTAATGATCCTGCCGTTGCCCACCTTTGTCCTTGACCTGCTGCTGAGCACCAACCTCACCATCGGGCTGGTGATTCTGCTGATCGCCATGTACAACCAAAAACCGCTGGATTTCTCCTCTTTCCCGGCGGTGCTGCTGGTCACCACCCTGTTCCGGCTGTCGTTGAACATCGCCTCCACCCGCCTGATCTTGCTCCAGGGCCACGAGGGTCCCGGCGCGGTGGGCCAGGTGATCCAGGCCTTCGGCACCTTCGTGGTGGGGGGCAATTACGCGGTTGGTATCATCATCTTCCTGATCATGGTACTGATCAACTTCATCGTCATCACCAAAGGTGCCGGCCGGATTGCCGAGGTGGCGGCCCGCTTCACCCTGGATGCCATGCCCGGCAAGCAGATGGCCATCGATGCCGACCTTAACGCCGGCCTGATCAACGAGGAAGAGGCCAAGGCCCGGCGCAAGGAGATCTCCCAGCAGTCGGAATTTTACGGCGCCATGGACGGTGCCTCCAAGTTCGTGCGCGGCGAGGCCGTTGCCAGCCTGGTGATCATGGCCATCAACATCATCGGCGGCCTGATGATCGGGGTTTTCATGATGCAGATGAGCGCCGGCGACGCCGCCGTCACCTACACCCTGCTGACCATCGGTGACGGCCTGGTGGCCCAGATCCCGGCCCTGGTCATCTCCACCTCCACCGGTATCATCGTCAGCCGGGCGGCCAGCGACCAGAGCATGGGCAAGGAGTTTGCCCGCCAGTTCGGCATGCAGCCCCAGGCCCTGGGCGTGGCCTCGGGCATTGTCATGCTGCTGGGCCTGGTACCCGGCCTGCCCACCCTCCCTTTCATCTCCTTGGGCTGCATCATGGGCGGCCTGGCCTGGCTGGCCTACCAAAAAAGCGGCGAGGCGGCCCTGGAGGAGGAGGAAGAAGCGGCGGAAAAACGGCGCCAGGAAGAGGCCGGCCCGGAACCGGGCTCGCCGGAGGCGGTGGAGGCCCTGCTCCCTCTGGACACCCTGGAGCTGGAGGTGGGCTACGGCCTGATCCCGCTGGTGGATGAGAACCAGCAGGGCGACCTGCTGGAGCGCATCCGGGCCATCCGCCGCCAGTTTGCCACCGAAGTGGGGATGCTGATCCCGCCGCTGCACGTGCGGGACAACCTGCAACTTAAACCCGACGAATACGTGCTCCAGCTCAAAGGGGTGGAAATCGCCCGCGGCGAGGTGATGATGGGCCACCTGATGGCCATGGATTCAGGAGCGGCCAAACGGGAACTCGATGGTATCCCCACCACCGAACCGGCCTTCCAGCTACCGGCGGTGTGGATCACCGAGGAGGCTCGAGAAGAGGCCCAGGTGGCCGGCTACACGGTGGTGGACCCCTCCACCGTGATCGCCACCCACTTAACCGAAGTGCTGCGGGCCAACGCCCACGAACTGCTGGGGCGCCAGGACACCCAGAAACTGCTCGACAACCTGGCCAAGACCCATCCCAAGGTGGTGGAAGAACTGGTACCGGGCCTGCTCACCCTGGGCGGCATGCAGAAGGTGCTGCAAAATCTGCTGCGGGAACGGGTCTCCATCCGTGATTTGCTCACCATCTGTGAAACCCTGGCCGACAACGCCGGCCGCAGCAAAGACCCGGATCTGCTCACCGAATTCGTGCGCCAGAAACTGGCCCGCTCCATCGTCAGCGGCTATGTGGACCAGGAGGGTACCCTGTCGGTGCTGACCCTGGCGGCCAAGACGGAAGACATCATCCGGGAGAGCCTGCAACAGACCGACCAGGGGGTTTATCTTAACCTGGAACCGAACCTGGCACAGCATTTGCTTGAACAGATCCAGCAGGCGTCCGAACAGGCGGCCAACGACGGCTACCAGCCCATCATTCTCTGCTCACCCGCCATCCGCCGCCACCTGCGGCGCCTGCTGGAACGTTTCATGCCCCACGTGATGGTGCTCTCCCACAACGAGGTCACCACCCAGACCAGGATCCGGTCTTTGGGGACCATTGAAATCAACCCCAAAAAGTAA
- the fliQ gene encoding flagellar biosynthesis protein FliQ, which yields MSPADVAVLIQQAVKVTLTLAGPILGMGMAVGLTIALFQAVTQIQEMTLTFVPKIFAVLLTVLFLAGWMITVMVDYTHNLIVSIPGLIR from the coding sequence ATGAGTCCGGCGGACGTGGCGGTTTTGATCCAGCAGGCGGTGAAGGTTACCCTAACCCTGGCCGGCCCCATTTTGGGCATGGGCATGGCGGTGGGGCTGACCATCGCCCTGTTCCAGGCGGTTACCCAGATCCAGGAAATGACCCTGACCTTTGTACCCAAGATCTTCGCCGTCCTGCTCACCGTCCTCTTTCTGGCCGGCTGGATGATCACGGTCATGGTGGACTACACCCACAACCTGATCGTCAGCATCCCCGGCCTGATCAGATAA
- the fliR gene encoding flagellar biosynthetic protein FliR: protein MVDAALLNWTIDQLMRVLIVMTRVGPLLFLMPVLSARGVPAQVKILLVVMTSLVLAPVVPVSSADLPDTAVGFGVFAALEITFAAILALFARFVFSAVETAGQVVGVQMGMGMAGVMDPQFGNQVSPVGMLWSVAAILLFLAIDGHHLFFAAMVRSYQWVGPGQLAAVSHLTYQGMMDGAAQMFVLAIKIMAPASATLFFSHVGMGIIAKTVPQIPILIVGMPMNIALGMMMAGLSMGYFVPVMLNHFEMLHRLLPRIGAGLG from the coding sequence ATGGTAGACGCGGCTCTGCTCAACTGGACCATTGACCAGCTCATGCGGGTGCTGATTGTAATGACCCGGGTCGGTCCCCTGCTGTTTCTGATGCCGGTCTTAAGCGCCCGCGGGGTGCCGGCCCAGGTCAAGATCCTGCTGGTGGTAATGACCTCGCTGGTGCTGGCGCCGGTGGTACCGGTGAGCAGTGCCGACCTGCCGGACACCGCGGTGGGTTTCGGGGTCTTTGCCGCCCTTGAAATCACCTTCGCCGCCATTCTGGCGCTGTTTGCCCGCTTTGTCTTCTCGGCGGTGGAAACCGCCGGCCAGGTGGTGGGGGTGCAGATGGGCATGGGCATGGCCGGGGTCATGGACCCCCAGTTCGGCAACCAGGTCTCACCGGTGGGGATGCTCTGGAGCGTGGCGGCCATTTTGCTCTTTCTGGCCATTGACGGCCACCATCTCTTTTTCGCCGCCATGGTCAGAAGCTACCAGTGGGTGGGCCCCGGCCAGCTGGCGGCGGTAAGCCATTTGACCTACCAGGGCATGATGGACGGGGCGGCCCAGATGTTCGTGCTGGCCATCAAGATCATGGCCCCGGCCAGCGCCACCCTCTTTTTTTCCCACGTGGGCATGGGGATCATCGCCAAAACGGTACCCCAGATCCCCATCCTCATCGTGGGCATGCCCATGAACATCGCCCTGGGGATGATGATGGCGGGGCTCTCCATGGGTTATTTCGTGCCGGTGATGCTGAATCACTTCGAAATGCTGCATCGCCTGCTGCCGCGCATCGGGGCCGGGCTGGGGTAA
- a CDS encoding MinD/ParA family protein, translated as MTQAQTLEKMMDKKSAAGPAPGRQPGKRPPRVISITSGKGGVGKSNIATNLAYALRRQGLKTLVLDADLNLANVDILLGLTPKYNLQHVFSGEKGLRDILIEGPGNIKILPASSGIMELADLNENQRLYFLAEMEALESETDVLIIDTAAGINNNVIYFNLAAQERLVVLTPEPTSLTDAYALIKVLSTRHDIKRYRFLINQARSEKEALAVYRKLCLVTDRFLGSLSLDFLGYIPYDTKLPQAVRSQRLVCDLYPDSPAGRTFTRLAEAMAAEKPHRDQDGNIKFFWQGLFGG; from the coding sequence ATGACCCAAGCGCAAACCCTGGAAAAAATGATGGACAAAAAAAGCGCCGCCGGCCCGGCACCGGGCCGCCAACCCGGCAAACGGCCGCCGCGGGTGATCTCGATCACCAGCGGCAAGGGCGGGGTGGGCAAGAGCAACATCGCCACCAACCTGGCCTACGCCCTGCGGCGCCAAGGCCTCAAAACCCTGGTTCTGGACGCCGACCTCAACCTGGCCAATGTCGATATCCTGCTGGGCCTGACCCCCAAGTACAACCTCCAGCACGTCTTCAGCGGCGAAAAAGGGCTGCGCGACATCCTCATCGAGGGTCCGGGCAATATCAAGATCCTGCCGGCCAGCTCGGGGATCATGGAGCTGGCCGACCTCAACGAAAACCAGCGCCTTTATTTTCTGGCCGAAATGGAGGCCCTGGAAAGCGAAACCGATGTGCTGATCATCGACACCGCCGCCGGCATTAACAACAACGTGATCTACTTCAACCTGGCGGCCCAGGAGCGGCTGGTGGTGCTGACCCCGGAACCCACCTCACTCACCGACGCCTACGCCCTGATCAAGGTTTTAAGCACCCGGCACGACATTAAAAGGTACCGCTTTCTGATCAACCAGGCCCGCTCGGAAAAAGAGGCCCTGGCGGTGTACCGCAAACTCTGCCTGGTCACCGACCGCTTCCTGGGCAGCCTGTCGCTGGATTTCCTGGGCTACATCCCCTACGACACCAAACTTCCCCAGGCGGTGCGCAGCCAGCGGCTGGTCTGCGACCTTTACCCGGACTCGCCGGCGGGGCGTACCTTCACCCGCCTGGCGGAAGCCATGGCCGCAGAAAAACCGCACCGGGACCAGGACGGCAACATCAAATTTTTCTGGCAGGGACTTTTCGGGGGTTGA
- the fliN gene encoding flagellar motor switch protein FliN — protein MADEATTNKPEEAGDDWTSALADQNDKPDFDELSADAGSPAPSTASTGSQNLDFLLDVPLEVSVELGRTSMIINKMLQLTQGSVIELDKAAGEPVEIFVNQKLMGKGEVVVVNERFGIRVTEIISQADRIKNIG, from the coding sequence ATGGCAGACGAGGCAACCACCAACAAACCGGAAGAAGCTGGCGACGACTGGACTTCGGCCCTGGCCGACCAGAACGACAAACCGGACTTTGACGAGCTTTCGGCCGATGCCGGCAGCCCCGCCCCCTCCACGGCGTCCACCGGCAGCCAGAACCTCGATTTCCTGCTTGACGTGCCGCTGGAGGTCAGCGTCGAGCTGGGTCGCACCAGCATGATCATCAACAAAATGCTGCAACTGACCCAGGGGTCGGTAATCGAACTGGACAAGGCCGCCGGCGAGCCGGTGGAGATTTTTGTCAATCAGAAGCTGATGGGCAAAGGCGAAGTGGTGGTGGTTAACGAACGTTTCGGCATCCGGGTGACGGAGATCATCAGCCAGGCCGACCGGATCAAAAACATCGGCTAA